A genomic stretch from Caldicellulosiruptoraceae bacterium PP1 includes:
- the xseA gene encoding exodeoxyribonuclease VII large subunit: MNFSFFEDTQDIWTVNQLTTYIKDKIDRDYLLKDIIIRGEIVKPTISGKHLYFDLKDTSGESKIKCVFFGYLYTENKLILPSNGFKALLYCDVMYYDKDNVVELRVKKIQEEGFGELYLKLKELREKLEKEGLFDDRFKKPLPSYPKSIGIVTSKYGAAVLDIINSIKNRFSNIHIYIYNCQVQGQNAPKEICEGINYFDNFKKVDIIIVGRGGGSFEDLMAFNDEQVIRTIFAAKTPIISAVGHDRDYVLSDYVADVRAITPTNAGEIVVKKLVNLQSDIENLTNQIKFKFNNMFQHKKKDLLLLERLLEQNSPQNSIYRKMQYVDTLTVRLNALSKRMFLSKKERLNQLEKKLNMHSPVAKFNVYKNNYFYLNNQLPKSMKNILNNKTEKIQNIIDKLIILNPLNILRRGYTVTKKDDKIVTDIEKININDIITVMYYNGNATTKIIDIKKEH; the protein is encoded by the coding sequence ATGAATTTTTCTTTTTTTGAAGATACACAAGACATTTGGACTGTCAATCAACTAACTACATATATAAAAGACAAAATTGATAGGGATTATTTACTCAAAGATATTATAATAAGAGGGGAAATAGTTAAACCAACAATATCAGGGAAACACTTATATTTTGATTTGAAGGATACATCCGGAGAATCAAAAATTAAGTGTGTTTTTTTTGGATATTTATATACTGAAAACAAACTTATTTTACCTTCAAATGGATTTAAGGCTTTATTATATTGTGATGTCATGTATTATGATAAAGATAATGTAGTTGAATTGAGAGTTAAAAAAATTCAAGAAGAGGGGTTTGGAGAATTATACCTTAAATTAAAAGAGTTAAGGGAAAAGCTTGAAAAAGAAGGACTTTTTGATGATAGATTTAAAAAACCCCTTCCATCATATCCGAAAAGTATTGGTATTGTTACCTCAAAATATGGTGCTGCCGTACTTGACATAATTAATTCCATAAAAAATAGATTTAGCAATATTCATATATACATCTATAACTGTCAGGTTCAAGGTCAGAATGCACCAAAAGAGATTTGTGAAGGAATAAATTACTTCGACAATTTCAAAAAAGTTGATATTATTATTGTTGGTCGTGGGGGAGGGTCCTTCGAAGATCTTATGGCTTTTAACGATGAGCAAGTTATAAGAACTATTTTTGCAGCCAAAACACCTATAATATCTGCTGTTGGTCATGATAGAGATTATGTTTTATCTGATTACGTAGCTGATGTAAGGGCTATTACTCCAACTAACGCTGGAGAAATTGTGGTAAAAAAATTAGTAAATCTACAGAGTGATATTGAAAACCTTACAAATCAAATTAAATTCAAGTTTAACAATATGTTTCAGCATAAAAAGAAAGATTTACTACTTTTGGAAAGATTGTTAGAACAAAATAGTCCGCAAAATTCAATTTATAGAAAAATGCAATATGTTGATACGCTTACCGTACGTCTCAATGCTTTGTCAAAGAGAATGTTTTTAAGTAAAAAGGAAAGACTTAACCAGCTTGAGAAGAAACTAAATATGCATTCTCCTGTTGCAAAATTTAATGTTTATAAAAATAATTACTTTTATTTAAATAATCAATTACCTAAAAGTATGAAGAATATATTGAACAATAAGACAGAAAAAATACAAAATATTATTGATAAGCTTATTATTTTAAATCCATTGAATATATTAAGAAGAGGTTATACTGTTACTAAAAAAGATGACAAAATTGTTACAGATATTGAGAAAATTAATATAAATGATATAATAACAGTTATGTACTATAATGGTAATGCTACAACAAAGATAATAGATATAAAAAAGGAGCATTAG
- the xseB gene encoding exodeoxyribonuclease VII small subunit — translation MDNHNENNLSFEDALKKLEEIVQKLEDGNLSLEESINIYEEGMKLSQKCNNILKSIEHKLVLIEKINQEFTETDITNNLVGGLGQEND, via the coding sequence ATGGATAATCATAATGAGAATAATTTGTCTTTTGAAGATGCATTAAAAAAATTAGAAGAGATTGTTCAAAAGCTTGAAGATGGCAATCTTTCTTTAGAAGAGTCAATAAATATTTATGAAGAAGGCATGAAGCTTTCTCAAAAATGTAACAATATCTTAAAATCCATTGAGCATAAACTTGTACTAATTGAAAAGATAAACCAAGAGTTCACAGAAACAGATATAACTAACAATTTAGTTGGAGGACTTGGACAAGAAAATGACTAA